GGATTTTCGAACGGAAATTAGATGGTGAGCGTATTATAATTTATAAAAACAAAAATGATGTTTCTTTAAAAACAAGAAATAAAAAAACAGTTAATGTAGCGTATCCTGAAATTGAAGACGCGATCAAAAAAATAAAACTAAAAACCTGTATTTTAGATGGTGAAATAGTTGCTTTTGAGGGAAATATTACAAGTTTTTCAAAACTGCAGCCACGCATGCATATCAGTAAAAAAGAGGAGGCAGAAAAAAGTTCAGTTGCCGTTTATTATTATATTTTTGATCTTTTGTATTTGGAAGGCGCTGATATAAGAGAGCTACCATTGCGAGCGCGCAAATCATTATTGAAAAAAAGTATAGCATTTGAAGATCCGCTCCGTTATATGATTCATCGAAATAAAGAAGGCAAAAAATATCATAAAGAAGCATGCAAAAAAGGCTGGGAAGGGTTAATTGCTAAAGATACTGAAAGCACTTATGTATCAAAGCGATCAAAAAAATGGCTCAAATTTAAATGTGTAAATGAACAAGAATTTGTTATTGGCGGATATACGAATCCAAAAGGTGAGCGGATAGGATTCGGCGCATTACTTCTTGGTTATTATAAAAATGATAAATTAATATTTGCTGGGCGAGTTGGTACTGGTTTTGATGATGAAATGTTAGAAACACTTTCCGAGGAATTAAAGAAAATAAAGATTAAAGAAAATCCATTTGCAGCAAAAAAAGAAATTGCTACTAAAGATGTACATTGGGTTAAGCCTAAATTAGTAGGTCAAGTAGGTTTTACTGAATGGACAAAAGAGGGGAAATTACGTCATCCGCGCTTTCTTGGATTGCGTCGAGATAAAGATCCAAAAGATGTAATAAGAGAAAAAGCATCATAAATATCTTTAAAAAAATTAAAATCGCTGAAATTTAAACTTTTTTAATCCTATAAATGTCATTTTTAACAAAAGAAGACCATGATAAAACCGCCTAATTTGTGTAGACCCGTAAGTGCGGGCTTTATAATGGACTGGCATATCAATAATTTTTAAATTTTGTTTTGCAGCACCAAATAAAAGATCAAAATCACCAAATGGATCAAATTCACCAAAAAAAGCACGATTTTTTACGATTTTTTGATAATCTTCTTTAAATAAAACTTTAGTACCACAAAGCGTATCTTTTACACGTTGACCTAATAACCAAGAAAAACTGAGCGCAAAGCAATGATTGGCAATCATATTTAAAAATCGCATTGCTTCAGATTCCATACCATAAATCAATCGTGAACCATTAATGAACTCACCATCGCCATTGCAGAGTGCATTAAAAAATTTTGTTAACTCTTCTGGTGGTGCGGTTAAATCAGCATCCTGAATCATTAAAATGTCACCGTTTGCTTTGTCAAAGCCAATACGGACTGCATTGCCTTTTCCTTTACCATCTTGCTCAAAAAATTTAATATTTTTTTCAGGATATGCGGTTATAATTCGTTGTATTTCATTAGCAGTATCATCCTGCGAATTTCCTTCCACAAAAATAATTTCTGTTGATTTTCCCATTTGTGGGCATCGTTTAACTGCAGCTTCAATATTTCCTCGTTCATTTTTACAGGGAATAATTATGGATACTGAAAAATCCTTAGGATTTTTCTTTTGTTGTTTTGGCCGAGCAATAATCCACTCAATTAAGCATATACGGTTAATAATAGGCAATGGTGCTATAACTTTATTAAAAAGCCAGGAAAGAAAAGGAATATAGCAAGGCATTAACATTGAGCGCTCGGTTTTAACCACTTCAAAACCGGCTAATGATAAAAAATGTTGTAAATCTTGATGAGATATCCAATTTTTCAATGGTGTTTGCCTGCGTAATTTTAATTTTTGTGTCAATCGTAATATTGGTTCCCAGAAAAAAGAATACGAATCAATAATAATGCGTGTTTTATTGTGACAATATGGTTGTAAAGAATTTAAAAAATCTTGAATATCATCTACTTCATGTGTAATCGATGATAAAATAATATAATCAAATTGTTCTTTAGGGATTTTATTTAACGATTGATAAAAATATAATGCCGGATACTTTGCTTGTGCTTTTTGTATACAATCTTTTTCTGCATCAACCCCAACACCAAATGATGAATTTACTGATGCCAATAAATAACCAGTTTTACAACCAACTTGTAGAACTTGAGTTTGTTGTGAAATAATAAATTGATATGATTTTGCAAGATGGTTGTGATAATAATAATTTTTTTTTAACCAGTAATCGTAAGAAGTAATCATTCAATAATCAATATTATAAGTTTTATATTCAGTGTAATTATAATCGTTTATTAATTTTTTAATTATATAAGGTTGTGAAATGTTTTTCAAAACTAAAATAGGTTGAATGGTTCCATTGTTTAATTTTGGATTAAAAATTGAGTCATTAAATTCTTGAATACCAATTAACGAAAATAAAAAAACTCTTCTTTTCATTTCTCTCATTATTTTTTAAGCTGCTATAGTTTTATATTAGTGTAAATTATTGTGAAGTTCAATTTAAGAGTTTTTTACAAGATAGTTAGAATTTCGAGTAATTTTTTATTCTAAAAAAATGTTTGGCAAATCTGGATTAAAAAAAAGTACGGCTGTGGATACATTTGAAATCGAATGAATAAAAATATTACAACAAGAAAGAAGAATTGCTTCAATTAGAACCTCTTCTCCTCTTAATGCTCTATTGCCCTCTTCTCCTCTTAATGCTCTATTGCGATGATGAATTGGTTTATTGCTATCAGATCGGTACGCATCATAGTATATTACTTTACCAGGAAGATTTAGCTTCATTTTTTGTAGAATGTGTGCTTCATCTGTTGCCACAAAGAATTGGTACCCAGAATATTTTTTTGTTGTTTCAATGAATTTTTTTAATGCAACTGGGCGCACCTCTGTAAATTTATCAGTTCCACGGATATGCAATCCCACTGTTTTTTTCCCTTTTAAATTTTTTGTATAAAAACTAGTAATTTTTTCTAGTATTTTAGGTTTTATATGAATAAATTTTGTGATAAGGTAATGCATTCTTTTTCTTAGATCTGGAGAAAAGTTTTTTTTATATTCTTTCTGTAGGGGCAAACGGGAACCATCGGGGGCTGCATAATTATTATCAATTCGATCAGGAAATTGGTAATTAAAAATACTTGTTTGTTCAAAATAATATTCCCATACATTTTCAGAACGGCTATAACCTGGAACATAATATAAATTTTGATTATCCCAGTAAACAACTGGTTCAGTATTTGTTTTATTGCACCAATTCAAATGATTTAATACCCCTAAAAAATTTGAAAAAAAACCAGCTGGTCGAGAACCGATAACATGTTTTTCGATAGCCGATAGATTATAAAAAGTAAAAAAAATTAGCAGGATAAACATTTCTTTCTCAATATTTATTTATTTTTATTTGATACGAA
The genomic region above belongs to Candidatus Babeliales bacterium and contains:
- the ligD gene encoding non-homologous end-joining DNA ligase; this encodes MKKIFKNLTQELQKKIKEKSMPSWIPPMLATLTKDYFSKEGWIFERKLDGERIIIYKNKNDVSLKTRNKKTVNVAYPEIEDAIKKIKLKTCILDGEIVAFEGNITSFSKLQPRMHISKKEEAEKSSVAVYYYIFDLLYLEGADIRELPLRARKSLLKKSIAFEDPLRYMIHRNKEGKKYHKEACKKGWEGLIAKDTESTYVSKRSKKWLKFKCVNEQEFVIGGYTNPKGERIGFGALLLGYYKNDKLIFAGRVGTGFDDEMLETLSEELKKIKIKENPFAAKKEIATKDVHWVKPKLVGQVGFTEWTKEGKLRHPRFLGLRRDKDPKDVIREKAS
- a CDS encoding glycosyltransferase — protein: MITSYDYWLKKNYYYHNHLAKSYQFIISQQTQVLQVGCKTGYLLASVNSSFGVGVDAEKDCIQKAQAKYPALYFYQSLNKIPKEQFDYIILSSITHEVDDIQDFLNSLQPYCHNKTRIIIDSYSFFWEPILRLTQKLKLRRQTPLKNWISHQDLQHFLSLAGFEVVKTERSMLMPCYIPFLSWLFNKVIAPLPIINRICLIEWIIARPKQQKKNPKDFSVSIIIPCKNERGNIEAAVKRCPQMGKSTEIIFVEGNSQDDTANEIQRIITAYPEKNIKFFEQDGKGKGNAVRIGFDKANGDILMIQDADLTAPPEELTKFFNALCNGDGEFINGSRLIYGMESEAMRFLNMIANHCFALSFSWLLGQRVKDTLCGTKVLFKEDYQKIVKNRAFFGEFDPFGDFDLLFGAAKQNLKIIDMPVHYKARTYGSTQIRRFYHGLLLLKMTFIGLKKFKFQRF